A single window of Culicoides brevitarsis isolate CSIRO-B50_1 chromosome 3, AGI_CSIRO_Cbre_v1, whole genome shotgun sequence DNA harbors:
- the LOC134834066 gene encoding carbonic anhydrase 2-like → MKKSSIIIFGVFLLTTQVRASGHDSWEYPKAKDNGVMPEEHWGERCDLGRRQSPVDLNTQASVHGIFPAFTFANYDEAIKGAAVVNTGHSLQINAHPSQKMLVMGGGLPGTYEFDQLHFHWGSEHTINGRREAVEVHLVHHESRFESLGAAAQVKRGIAVLGVLFHIAAEPNPTIEQILIASEAVKEHVGRNQSLTRPLELEDLLPKDRSSYFRYEGSLTTPGCFESVVWTVWKESLPISIEQVERFKTLKSDKGQELTNNYRSVKPLGSRALVYVSGEEEKSAGTVTGVSSLLSLASMIALVKFFSQ, encoded by the exons GAGTTTTTCTGCTGACGACACAGGTTCGCGCATCGGGTCATGACAGTTGGGAGTATCCCAAGGCCAAAGATAATGGTGTTATGCCAG AGGAGCATTGGGGTGAACGTTGTGACCTCGGAAGACGTCAAAGTCCCGTAGATCTTAATACACAAGCAAGTGTTCACGGAATTTTTCCTGCTTTCACGTTTGCGAACTATGATGAGGCTATCAAAGGTGCTGCTGTCGTCAATACAGGACATTcac tcCAAATCAACGCCCACCCGTCACAAAAGATGCTCGTAATGGGCGGCGGCCTTCCCGGAACTTACGAATTCGATCAACTTCATTTCCATTGGGGCTCGGAACACACCATCAACGGTCGTCGCGAAGCTGTGGAAGTGCATCTCGTGCATCACGAGTCCCGTTTCGAGTCTCTTGGCGCCGCAGCTCAAGTCAAACGTGGCATCGCAGTGCTCGGAGTCCTTTTCCACATCGCCGCCGAACCAAATCCAACCATCGAACAAATTCTCATCGCCAGTGAAGCAGTTAAAGAGCACGTCGGACGAAATCAATCGTTAACGAGACCTTTGGAACTCGAAGATTTGCTGCCGAAAGATCGCTCCTCGTATTTCCGTTACGAAGGAAGTCTCACGACGCCGGGATGCTTCGAGAGTGTCGTTTGGACCGTTTGGAAAGAATCTCTTCCCATCTCCATCGAACAAGTGGAACGCTTCAAAACACTGAAATCCGACAAGGGACAAGAGCTGACGAACAATTATCGCAGTGTGAAGCCGCTGGGATCGCGAGCCTTGGTTTATGTCTCGGGCGAGGAGGAAAAAAGTGCCGGGACCGTGACAGGCGTCTCGTCACTCCTTTCGCTCGCATCGATGATCGCTCTCGTTAAATTCTTCTCGCAATAA